Proteins encoded together in one Telopea speciosissima isolate NSW1024214 ecotype Mountain lineage chromosome 6, Tspe_v1, whole genome shotgun sequence window:
- the LOC122666061 gene encoding uncharacterized protein PAM68-like, with protein sequence METLFCLGIPPLHLKRASPFCTERSPTLLFTQRTLKLQAEAKGFGGDSVTVSENKRSQRDNNGEDDENDTIPEVIFERMMVRILFFVGSPMGIGLAMLQVFDKLKEQEVWDVPLWLPFLMASLAFGTSGVGLAYGTLSTSWDPEKKGSLLGWIEAQQNWPELWKEEKENKK encoded by the exons CCACCTCTCCATCTTAAGAGAGCTTCCCCTTTTTGTACAGAAAGAAGCCCAACTCTCCTCTTC ACTCAAAGAACATTGAAACTACAAGCAGAAGCCAAAGGTTTTGGTGGAGACTCAGTTACTGTGTCCGAGAACAAGAGAAGCCAAAGAGATAATAATGGTGAAGATGATGAGAATGATACGATCCCAGAGGTTATATTTGAGAGAATGATGGTTCGAATCTTGTTCTTCGTGGGCTCTCCCATGGGAATTGGTCTAGCAATGTTGCAGGTATTTGATAAACTCAAGGAACAAGAAGTGTGGGATGTACCACTTTGGCTTCCTTTCTTGATGGCATCACTTGCCTTTGGAACATCTGGGGTTGGCCTTGCTTATGGCACTCTATCCACTAGTTGGGATCCAGAGAAGAAGGGTTCACTTCTTGGGTGGATAGAAGCTCAACAGAACTGGCCTGAGCTATGGAAGgaggaaaaggaaaacaaaaaatga